One window from the genome of Natrialba magadii ATCC 43099 encodes:
- a CDS encoding poly-gamma-glutamate biosynthesis protein PgsC/CapC, with protein MIIAVTLTVLGLLLGIGLVQSYGLRLSGVLVVPLFAVYVLYDFLALPVFVLGTAAAYVGLTVLQQRTLLFGRQLLLASVAISMAVPLAVFGGLAAVGVPGLALSSFTFVGSILPGVAAYNYHQLDSERRREDVLVSGGALIGLVALGVSLVNITLTPTVRELTPPLLYASGSDIAVARGAEITTDPNLFIDASFGLILAVLLCGMLVSEGVYGRWGIRLNGIIALPLLALFALQSAAIVPLYIGGIAIVYALLTLVHRTTLLYGRVLLSTGLVISLLGAVPVAMVAPVDSAMHVFFTAILIGIGAYNLHRMPQKHRWTSIRLSAGAFAIFAIALRTTVAPGPNGLLVTHVPLQMSVLVVAIVAGGLTALRLEWLRSPDRVQQSMFRSRHT; from the coding sequence ATGATCATTGCTGTCACCCTTACCGTGCTCGGATTGCTCCTGGGTATCGGCCTCGTACAGTCGTACGGACTCCGGTTGTCCGGCGTCCTCGTCGTACCGCTGTTCGCAGTGTACGTACTGTATGACTTCCTCGCACTCCCAGTGTTCGTACTCGGTACTGCTGCTGCGTACGTCGGACTCACGGTGCTCCAACAGCGGACACTGTTGTTCGGTCGTCAGTTGCTCCTCGCGAGCGTGGCGATCAGTATGGCCGTGCCGCTCGCCGTCTTCGGAGGGCTCGCCGCTGTCGGCGTTCCCGGGCTGGCGCTCTCGTCGTTTACCTTCGTCGGGAGTATCCTCCCGGGTGTCGCCGCGTACAACTACCACCAGCTCGATTCCGAGCGACGACGCGAGGACGTGCTGGTAAGCGGTGGCGCACTCATCGGGCTCGTCGCACTCGGTGTCAGTCTCGTGAATATCACGCTGACGCCTACCGTTCGAGAACTCACACCACCGTTGCTCTACGCATCGGGATCTGACATCGCCGTCGCACGAGGGGCTGAGATCACCACCGATCCCAACCTCTTCATCGACGCGTCGTTCGGCCTCATCCTGGCCGTGTTGCTCTGTGGGATGCTCGTTTCGGAGGGTGTATACGGCCGCTGGGGAATCAGGCTCAACGGGATCATCGCACTCCCGTTACTCGCACTGTTCGCGCTCCAGTCGGCTGCGATCGTTCCGCTGTACATCGGCGGCATCGCCATCGTCTACGCCCTGCTGACGCTCGTCCACCGGACAACGTTGCTGTACGGACGCGTGTTGCTCTCAACCGGACTCGTCATCTCGCTTCTGGGTGCAGTCCCCGTGGCGATGGTGGCCCCGGTCGACTCCGCGATGCACGTGTTCTTCACAGCGATCCTGATCGGCATCGGTGCATACAACCTGCATCGAATGCCCCAGAAACACCGATGGACATCGATTCGGCTCTCCGCAGGCGCGTTCGCGATCTTCGCCATCGCCCTCCGGACAACGGTCGCTCCTGGCCCGAACGGGCTGCTCGTGACACACGTTCCACTCCAGATGAGCGTGCTCGTCGTTGCCATCGTTGCTGGTGGCCTCACGGCGCTCCGTCTCGAGTGGCTCCGTTCACCGGATCGAGTCCAGCAGTCGATGTTCCGGAGTAGACACACCTGA
- a CDS encoding GTP-binding protein: MTDDPIPVTVLSGSLGAGKTTVLNHVLTADHGLDVAVVVNDMGEVNVDAEHVTQQSDLGGEEEVIELSNGCICCRLRGDMLDEVGRLAERREFDYLLVESSGISEPIPVAQTFAMGFEDAEFDPTGTYELDTMVTVVNAHSFWESFDSGTALTEQELEGQSGRVPEEVLLDQIEFCDVLLLNKCDLVPDDALAEIESVLERLQPRAEIIRTEFGNIDPTEILGTGTFDFQRAQNSAGWKHELQHDHHHDPQEEHGVTSFVYERRRPFHPERIAALLSDMPDEIVRAKGFLWSAGREDVSMGVDKAGTSVRAGPAGTWLANLPKAEREQYFAARPGLKDDWHEEYGDRMTRLVFIAREFDEDRLIDRLDDCVLTDAEMEDNWSRYSDPFKPEDRRELALSR, translated from the coding sequence ATGACTGACGACCCTATTCCAGTGACCGTCCTCAGTGGTAGCCTCGGTGCGGGAAAAACGACCGTCTTGAATCACGTACTGACCGCGGATCACGGCCTCGACGTCGCCGTTGTCGTCAACGACATGGGTGAGGTGAACGTCGACGCCGAACACGTCACCCAGCAGTCCGACCTGGGCGGCGAAGAAGAGGTTATCGAACTATCCAACGGTTGCATCTGCTGTCGCCTGCGAGGTGACATGCTGGATGAAGTCGGCCGACTCGCTGAGCGGCGCGAATTCGACTACCTGCTGGTCGAATCGTCCGGTATTTCCGAGCCGATTCCGGTCGCCCAGACGTTCGCGATGGGCTTCGAAGACGCCGAGTTCGATCCGACCGGCACTTACGAACTGGACACGATGGTGACGGTGGTCAACGCCCACAGCTTCTGGGAGTCGTTCGACTCCGGCACCGCCCTCACAGAACAGGAACTCGAGGGCCAGTCTGGCCGCGTCCCTGAGGAAGTCCTACTCGATCAGATCGAATTCTGTGACGTACTGTTGCTAAACAAGTGTGACCTCGTCCCTGACGACGCGCTTGCAGAGATCGAGTCAGTTCTCGAGCGCCTTCAACCACGCGCAGAGATCATCCGCACGGAGTTCGGGAACATCGACCCGACCGAGATTCTGGGGACCGGAACGTTCGACTTCCAGCGTGCCCAGAACTCGGCGGGCTGGAAACACGAACTCCAGCACGATCATCACCACGACCCACAGGAGGAACACGGTGTTACCTCCTTCGTCTACGAGCGCCGACGGCCGTTCCACCCCGAACGCATCGCCGCATTGCTATCGGACATGCCGGACGAAATCGTCCGCGCCAAGGGGTTTCTCTGGAGTGCGGGCCGCGAAGACGTCTCGATGGGCGTCGACAAAGCCGGTACCTCCGTCCGTGCCGGCCCCGCTGGCACGTGGCTCGCGAACCTTCCGAAGGCCGAACGCGAGCAGTACTTCGCCGCCCGCCCTGGGCTGAAAGACGACTGGCACGAGGAGTACGGCGACCGAATGACTCGGCTGGTCTTCATCGCACGCGAGTTCGATGAAGACCGGCTGATCGACCGGCTCGACGACTGTGTGCTCACCGACGCGGAGATGGAGGACAACTGGTCGCGCTATTCCGATCCGTTCAAACCGGAAGACCGACGTGAGCTTGCGCTCTCCCGGTAA
- a CDS encoding GTP-binding protein, which produces MSIPVTVLSGELGAGKTTLLSGLLESADRDVAVLVNDVGAVNVDADLVEARTDLATGEEVVALENGCICCSLGGELSRAVIQLWKEHEFDHLVVEASGVGEPEPIARQFVRGPAGGPYDLFAVVTVVDARRFHDRFADAGSDEAPAVQGPDDSGTRPLADLVLAQVEFCDLLVVNKCDLVSDAERERVVAVLETLQPRAEVVTTEHGVIDPAEILAVERFDLEAVTDAAGWKRAIEADERGDDHAHGEVEHDHCVDDNDHDEFHAHDRPEHSEHNEHPDHSERNEHDDHEGGHDHTHPPERYGITVDTYHRRRPLHPERFAAFLADLPDGLVRAKGLCWIAGRDKQAITMSYAGSETALEVTGRWIASFSADRQETYRQGQPNLPWDEEWGDRETRLALIGRNVDLDDLEERLDECLLTDAELDDDWLEYENAAPTGMGETTVISIEP; this is translated from the coding sequence ATGTCTATTCCGGTCACCGTCCTCAGCGGCGAACTCGGCGCGGGAAAGACGACGTTGCTCTCTGGCCTTCTCGAGTCGGCCGACCGCGATGTCGCAGTGTTGGTCAACGACGTCGGCGCGGTCAACGTCGACGCTGATCTCGTGGAGGCTCGCACCGACCTCGCGACCGGCGAGGAAGTCGTCGCACTCGAGAACGGCTGTATCTGTTGTAGCCTCGGCGGCGAACTCTCGCGGGCGGTGATCCAGCTCTGGAAGGAACACGAGTTCGACCATCTCGTCGTTGAGGCCTCTGGCGTCGGCGAACCCGAGCCGATTGCCCGCCAGTTCGTCCGCGGCCCTGCTGGGGGGCCGTACGACCTCTTTGCTGTCGTCACCGTTGTCGACGCGCGGCGATTCCACGACCGGTTCGCCGACGCCGGTTCCGACGAGGCTCCCGCCGTGCAGGGGCCGGACGACTCCGGAACGCGTCCGCTCGCGGATCTCGTTCTGGCACAGGTCGAGTTCTGCGACCTGCTGGTTGTCAACAAGTGTGATCTCGTTTCCGACGCCGAACGCGAGCGCGTGGTCGCCGTTCTCGAGACGCTTCAGCCCCGCGCCGAGGTCGTGACGACCGAACACGGGGTAATCGATCCTGCCGAGATACTGGCTGTCGAGCGATTCGACCTCGAGGCAGTGACCGACGCGGCGGGCTGGAAGCGGGCGATCGAAGCGGATGAGCGCGGTGACGATCACGCCCACGGCGAGGTGGAACACGATCACTGTGTGGACGACAACGACCATGACGAGTTCCATGCCCATGATCGCCCCGAGCACTCTGAACACAACGAACACCCAGACCACTCTGAACGCAACGAACACGACGACCACGAGGGCGGCCACGACCACACCCACCCGCCCGAACGCTACGGCATCACCGTCGACACCTACCACCGCCGCCGGCCGCTCCATCCCGAACGGTTCGCTGCCTTCCTCGCTGACCTCCCCGACGGCCTCGTGCGCGCGAAGGGACTGTGCTGGATCGCCGGACGCGACAAACAGGCCATCACGATGAGCTACGCCGGCAGTGAGACCGCACTCGAGGTGACGGGCCGCTGGATCGCCAGCTTCTCCGCGGACCGCCAGGAGACGTATCGCCAGGGCCAGCCCAACCTCCCGTGGGACGAGGAGTGGGGCGACCGCGAGACACGACTCGCGTTGATCGGCCGCAACGTCGACCTGGACGACCTCGAGGAACGCCTCGACGAGTGCCTGCTCACCGACGCGGAACTGGACGACGACTGGCTCGAGTACGAGAACGCCGCGCCGACAGGCATGGGCGAGACCACGGTGATTTCGATCGAACCGTAG
- a CDS encoding CopG family ribbon-helix-helix protein, whose protein sequence is MPVISVSMPAELIDRLDSVAERHGYTGRSEVVREGSRVLLTEFEDDRPANQQLAGTVSVFSDFETQPIERELTALRHEYEDSIASITHSHVGDSCLDVLVLETARDELATVVGKLRAIDGVQTVEYSLVPLETTGV, encoded by the coding sequence ATGCCCGTCATCAGCGTCTCCATGCCCGCGGAACTGATCGACCGACTCGACTCTGTCGCCGAGCGCCACGGGTATACAGGGCGAAGCGAAGTCGTCCGCGAGGGATCGCGAGTTCTCCTCACTGAATTCGAAGACGACCGCCCGGCGAATCAGCAACTCGCCGGAACTGTCAGTGTCTTCTCCGATTTCGAAACTCAGCCTATCGAGCGAGAGCTAACGGCGCTTCGTCACGAATACGAAGACAGTATCGCTTCGATCACCCACAGCCACGTCGGTGACTCCTGTCTCGACGTCCTGGTACTCGAAACCGCTCGCGACGAACTGGCGACGGTTGTCGGGAAACTCCGAGCGATTGACGGCGTCCAGACGGTGGAATACTCGCTAGTGCCGCTAGAGACGACTGGAGTATGA